GGAGTCTGGGCCAATTGGGGATACGACCATCGGGGCGTCGCCATCCGTATCCCTCCCGCGCGCGGCGCGGCGACGCGGCTCGAGCATCGACTTTCGGATGGCGGCGTGGGTCCGCACATTGCCGCCGCCGCCGTGCTCCAGGCGGCTCGGCTGGGCGTCGTGAACGCCATCGAGCCGCCGCCGTCCGAGACGGGGGACTGCTGGGAGAACGTCGACACCGACCGCCGGGCGGCAGCAAGCCTTTCGCAAGCGCTCGATGACCTCGAGAGCGATGCCTCCATCGTCGAGGCGTTGGGAAAGGCGTTCGTGGACGCTTTTCTCGTCGTCAAGCGGGCGGAGTGGGAGCGTTACGCCCGTCACACGACCGATTGGGAGCTCGACGAGTACCTTCACTTTCTATGAGCCTTGGATTGAGCCTCGCTCTCGAAGAGCTCGAGCGGGATCCCGAGCCCGTTCTGGCTCGACTTCGAGCCGAAGAGCCGGTGTGTTTCGCTCCGCGTCTCGGGCTCTGGCTCGTGACGCGCTGGGACGACGTCTCGTACATGGATCTCCACCCCGAGCAGTTCTCGGCAGTGACCGAACCCTCGTTTCTAAGGCGGGCACTCGGCGTCAACATGCTGACGCTCGATGCACCCGAGGCCGTGCGTCTAAAGAAGGCCATGATGCCACCGTTTCAACGAAGCGGGGCAAGCGGCTCATTCGCCGAGGAGGTCCTTCCTGCGATGTGCGATGCCCTCATCGACGGTTTTCTTCGAGAGGGCGAGACGGACGTCATGTACCCCTATGCCGCGGCGGTGAGCGCCGGGTCGCTCAAGACGGTTCTCGGGCTCGACGACAGCACGTGGGAGCAAGTCTGGATCTGGTGCCAGGGGCTTTGCGCCGACATCGCGAACTTCGAGAACGATCCGGAAAAAACGGCGCTGGGTGCGAAGGCCAAAGACCAGCTGCAAGACGCCATCGACCGTCGGATCGACGAGCTTCGCGGTAAAGTCAGCCGGTGCGCCATCGCTCACATGCTCGGAGAGGCCGTGA
This is a stretch of genomic DNA from Vicinamibacteria bacterium. It encodes these proteins:
- a CDS encoding cytochrome P450; this translates as MSLALEELERDPEPVLARLRAEEPVCFAPRLGLWLVTRWDDVSYMDLHPEQFSAVTEPSFLRRALGVNMLTLDAPEAVRLKKAMMPPFQRSGASGSFAEEVLPAMCDALIDGFLREGETDVMYPYAAAVSAGSLKTVLGLDDSTWEQVWIWCQGLCADIANFENDPEKTALGAKAKDQLQDAIDRRIDELRGKVSRCAIAHMLGEAVSREEIINNVRLMVSGGINEPRDGIGLCVWVLLDDETLREEVVARPALWRRLVDEVMRRFTPVGTITRQTTCDVVLSGTKIPRGALVAGVLRSANLDERRWKHPLRIDLRRAEGGHAAFALGQHRCLGEWLGRQEVAVGTERLFARLPNLRLHPDERVELHGFEFRGPKSLRVVWDV